Proteins from a genomic interval of Polaribacter sp. Q13:
- a CDS encoding mechanosensitive ion channel family protein yields the protein METTTESLKNFYNSISSGLGDWGLQLIGAIAALVIGLWIIRMIMKGISKAFEKTKLDETLQPFLLTTIGFILKLLLIISIAGIVGLPMASFAALLAGVGLAIGAAFNGSLGHIASGIMLLIFKPFKVGDLIKTNGAFGFVKEISVFVTVIETFQNETEIIPNSAITSNKITNLTKIGNLRIDMPFAIRYGSDIAKAKQIVLDVLKKDTHVLQEGASAPRVAVNNLGQNSVELLALPYANCENYWEVYWDTRQEIVEALGKAGYEAPLPQRVVTMTK from the coding sequence AATTAATAGGAGCTATTGCAGCTTTAGTTATTGGTCTTTGGATTATTAGAATGATAATGAAAGGAATCTCTAAAGCGTTTGAAAAAACAAAATTAGATGAAACTTTGCAGCCTTTTTTATTAACCACTATCGGTTTTATTTTAAAACTTTTATTAATTATTTCTATTGCAGGTATTGTTGGTTTACCAATGGCTTCTTTTGCAGCTTTATTAGCAGGTGTTGGTTTGGCAATTGGTGCAGCATTTAATGGCTCTTTGGGGCATATTGCATCAGGAATAATGCTACTTATCTTTAAGCCTTTTAAAGTAGGAGATTTAATTAAAACAAATGGCGCTTTTGGTTTTGTAAAAGAAATCTCTGTTTTTGTTACTGTTATAGAAACGTTTCAAAATGAAACGGAGATTATACCAAACTCTGCAATTACTTCTAATAAAATTACTAATTTAACTAAAATAGGAAATTTACGTATCGATATGCCGTTTGCAATTAGATATGGTTCAGATATTGCGAAAGCAAAACAAATTGTATTAGATGTTCTTAAGAAAGATACACATGTTTTACAAGAAGGAGCTAGTGCACCAAGAGTTGCCGTTAATAATTTAGGGCAAAATAGTGTTGAATTATTGGCTTTGCCATATGCGAATTGTGAAAACTATTGGGAGGTTTATTGGGATACAAGACAAGAAATTGTAGAAGCACTAGGTAAGGCAGGTTACGAGGCTCCTTTACCACAACGTGTTGTTACCATGACAAAATAA
- a CDS encoding RNA polymerase sigma factor has translation MNEETFITQLQAGKQTAFSQLIDDYQHKVFGTCISFIPNKEDAEDVAQEVFLEVFKSIGKFKGDSKLSTWIYKITTNKCLEFIRKKNTKKRFAFMQTILGNEIPLDKTSYFTEVNHPGILLENQEKSAIIFKAINTLPEAQRVVFTLAKIDDKSYQEIVEITGKSLSSVESLMFRAKKGLQDKLENFYKNENS, from the coding sequence TTGAACGAAGAAACTTTTATAACTCAATTACAAGCCGGAAAACAAACTGCTTTTAGTCAATTAATAGATGATTATCAGCATAAAGTTTTTGGTACCTGTATTTCTTTTATCCCAAATAAAGAAGATGCAGAAGATGTAGCACAAGAAGTTTTTTTAGAAGTTTTTAAATCAATTGGTAAATTTAAAGGAGATTCTAAGTTATCTACTTGGATTTATAAAATTACAACCAATAAGTGTTTAGAGTTTATCCGAAAAAAGAATACAAAAAAGAGATTTGCTTTTATGCAAACTATTTTAGGAAATGAAATACCATTAGATAAGACGAGTTACTTTACAGAAGTAAATCATCCAGGAATTTTATTAGAGAATCAAGAAAAATCAGCAATTATTTTTAAGGCGATAAATACTTTGCCAGAAGCTCAAAGAGTGGTTTTTACCTTAGCAAAAATTGATGATAAAAGTTATCAAGAAATTGTAGAGATAACAGGTAAAAGCTTATCGTCTGTAGAGTCTTTAATGTTTAGAGCAAAAAAAGGATTACAAGATAAATTAGAGAATTTTTATAAGAATGAAAACTCTTAA